The Thermococcus thermotolerans genome contains a region encoding:
- a CDS encoding cystathionine gamma-synthase has product MRFSTKAIHVGEEPESMQHGDVVSPIHLSTTFAKRSIREVEEGYVYSRSGNPTRDALERKLAALENAKYGLAFSSGLAAESTILLALLKKGDHVVAFDDLYGGTKRLFNQVMERFGIEFTYVDAREPENVRRAIRENTRMVWLETPTNPLLKLADIRAISEIAHERGLIVVVDNTFASPYFQNPLDLGADIVLHSVTKYLGGHSDVVGGAVMVNDDEIYERLKFHQNAVGAILSPFDSWLVMRGIKTLAVRMERHERNAMTIARYLEEHPLVERVYYPGLPSHPQHELARRQMRGFGGMLSFELKGGLEEAVRFVESLEIFALAESLGGVESLIELPAIMTHASVPREEREKVGIKDSLIRVSVGIEDVDDLIEDLERGFEAVRK; this is encoded by the coding sequence ATGAGGTTCTCAACTAAAGCTATCCACGTCGGTGAAGAGCCCGAGAGCATGCAGCACGGCGACGTTGTATCCCCAATCCACCTCTCAACCACCTTCGCAAAGAGGAGCATAAGGGAGGTCGAGGAGGGCTACGTCTACTCAAGGAGCGGCAACCCCACGAGGGACGCACTTGAGAGAAAGCTGGCGGCGCTTGAGAACGCAAAGTACGGGCTGGCGTTCTCCTCAGGCCTCGCCGCTGAGTCCACGATACTCCTGGCGTTGCTGAAGAAGGGCGACCATGTGGTTGCTTTTGACGACCTCTACGGCGGGACGAAGAGGCTCTTCAACCAGGTGATGGAGCGCTTCGGCATCGAGTTCACCTACGTTGATGCGAGGGAGCCCGAGAACGTGAGGAGGGCGATAAGGGAGAACACAAGGATGGTCTGGCTCGAAACGCCCACGAACCCCCTCCTCAAGCTCGCGGACATAAGGGCAATCTCCGAGATTGCCCACGAGAGAGGCCTAATCGTGGTCGTGGATAACACCTTCGCGAGCCCCTACTTCCAGAACCCCCTTGACTTAGGTGCAGATATAGTCCTCCACAGCGTCACCAAGTACCTCGGCGGCCACTCCGACGTTGTCGGCGGGGCTGTGATGGTGAACGACGACGAGATTTATGAGAGGCTCAAGTTCCACCAGAACGCGGTTGGAGCAATTCTGTCACCTTTTGACTCCTGGCTGGTAATGCGGGGCATCAAAACCCTCGCCGTCAGGATGGAGAGGCACGAGAGGAACGCCATGACGATAGCAAGGTATCTTGAGGAGCACCCGCTGGTTGAGAGGGTCTACTACCCCGGCCTGCCTTCCCACCCGCAGCACGAACTCGCAAGGAGGCAGATGAGGGGCTTCGGAGGAATGCTCTCATTCGAACTCAAGGGTGGGCTTGAGGAGGCGGTAAGGTTCGTGGAGAGCCTTGAGATATTCGCCTTGGCTGAAAGCCTCGGCGGTGTCGAGTCGCTCATAGAGCTCCCAGCCATAATGACCCACGCATCGGTTCCAAGGGAGGAGAGGGAGAAGGTCGGCATAAAGGACTCCCTTATCAGGGTCTCGGTGGGAATAGAGGACGTTGATGACCTAATCGAGGATCTTGAGAGGGGCTTTGAGGCGGTGAGAAAATGA
- a CDS encoding PLP-dependent cysteine synthase family protein encodes MMENYTKLGIYNDIVQTIGNTPLVRLRKIERYFNLKNELYAKVEFFNPGGSIKDRIGKYMIEGAKREGKIVEGGVIVEPTSGNTGVGLALVAADEGYMTVFTMPDKMSTEKELLLKAMGAFVIRTPTAVAPGDPNSYYKVAEAVRNLIWKKGRAVTREELKEIVEHVQKLVDEERLDELRAILEEEVEETPYAYIPNQYFNRYNPLAHYETTAREIWEQTGGEIDYLFAGIGTGGTITGIGRYLKERKKDVKIIGVDPVGSIYSLVKKGMSLEEALKKAHPYLVEGIGEDLLPETVDLSLVDDMVVVNDQEAFAMTRFLARKEGILAGGSSGAALYGTVKYLKEKGVEGKKVVVIFPDTGRNYLTKVFNDEWLIANGFEVDDEKVLEVLR; translated from the coding sequence ATGATGGAAAATTACACAAAATTGGGTATTTATAACGACATCGTCCAGACGATAGGCAACACACCCCTCGTGAGGCTGAGGAAGATAGAGAGATACTTCAACCTCAAAAACGAGCTCTATGCCAAGGTGGAATTCTTCAACCCCGGAGGGAGCATAAAGGACAGGATAGGCAAGTACATGATAGAAGGGGCAAAGAGAGAGGGCAAAATCGTCGAGGGCGGCGTGATAGTCGAGCCCACATCGGGCAACACTGGGGTTGGCCTTGCCCTCGTTGCGGCGGACGAGGGGTACATGACGGTCTTCACGATGCCGGACAAGATGAGCACCGAGAAGGAGCTCCTCCTAAAGGCCATGGGCGCCTTCGTCATCAGGACTCCCACCGCTGTGGCTCCAGGCGACCCGAACTCCTACTACAAGGTGGCCGAGGCGGTGAGGAACCTCATCTGGAAGAAAGGAAGGGCAGTAACTCGGGAGGAGCTTAAGGAGATAGTTGAGCACGTTCAGAAGCTTGTTGATGAGGAGAGGCTCGACGAGCTCAGGGCGATCCTTGAGGAGGAAGTGGAAGAAACGCCCTACGCCTACATCCCCAACCAGTACTTCAACAGGTACAACCCCCTGGCACACTATGAGACCACCGCGAGGGAGATATGGGAGCAGACCGGAGGGGAGATAGACTACCTCTTCGCGGGGATAGGCACCGGCGGGACGATAACCGGAATCGGGCGCTACCTCAAGGAGAGGAAAAAAGACGTAAAGATAATAGGCGTTGACCCGGTCGGTTCGATATACAGCCTCGTCAAGAAGGGAATGAGCCTTGAGGAGGCCCTCAAGAAGGCCCACCCCTACCTCGTTGAGGGCATAGGTGAAGATCTGCTCCCTGAAACCGTCGATTTAAGCCTCGTTGACGATATGGTTGTCGTCAACGACCAGGAAGCCTTCGCAATGACCCGCTTCCTCGCGAGGAAGGAGGGGATTCTGGCGGGCGGCTCATCGGGCGCGGCACTCTACGGGACGGTAAAGTACCTCAAGGAGAAAGGAGTGGAGGGCAAGAAGGTCGTCGTGATATTCCCTGACACCGGAAGGAACTACCTCACGAAGGTCTTCAACGACGAGTGGCTCATCGCGAACGGCTTCGAGGTTGACGATGAAAAGGTTCTGGAGGTGCTGAGATGA
- a CDS encoding ABC transporter ATP-binding protein, which translates to MPEAILRATNLTKVYGSGRTAVRAVDNVSIILRRGEVVLLMGPSGSGKTTLLTMLSGLLRPSSGSIKLYPPENPRRPIELRGLTQDELARLRLERMGFIFQHSNLLEALTAVENVMVPLLIKGVKKEEAMRRAEGLLEELDMGDRLNSRPSELSGGEQQRVAVARALITDPDIIIADEPTANLDSKNGKEVIKLIHERAKKDGKCVIIATHDPRILGFADRILYMEDGRIYRKASQQAKRLLLFEE; encoded by the coding sequence ATGCCTGAGGCCATTTTACGGGCAACCAACCTGACCAAGGTCTACGGTTCGGGCAGAACCGCGGTGAGGGCCGTCGATAACGTGTCCATTATCCTCAGGAGGGGAGAGGTGGTTCTCCTTATGGGGCCATCCGGTTCGGGGAAGACGACGCTCCTCACCATGCTCAGCGGACTTCTGAGGCCGAGCTCCGGGAGCATAAAACTGTACCCCCCTGAAAACCCCCGGAGGCCAATAGAGCTGAGGGGGCTCACCCAGGACGAGCTGGCGAGGCTCAGGCTTGAGAGGATGGGCTTCATATTCCAGCACTCCAACCTGCTGGAGGCGCTGACGGCGGTGGAGAACGTCATGGTGCCCCTGCTGATTAAGGGCGTAAAGAAGGAGGAGGCCATGAGGCGGGCAGAAGGTCTCCTGGAAGAGCTGGATATGGGGGACAGGCTCAACAGCAGGCCCTCAGAGCTTTCAGGGGGTGAACAGCAGAGGGTGGCCGTGGCGAGGGCCCTGATAACCGACCCGGACATCATAATAGCCGACGAGCCCACAGCAAACCTCGACTCAAAGAACGGAAAGGAGGTTATAAAGCTCATCCACGAAAGGGCTAAGAAAGACGGCAAGTGTGTGATTATAGCCACCCACGACCCGAGGATACTCGGCTTCGCGGACAGGATACTCTACATGGAGGACGGCAGGATATACCGGAAGGCCAGCCAGCAGGCCAAAAGGCTGTTGCTTTTTGAGGAGTAG
- a CDS encoding ABC transporter permease, with protein MIARKNLFHDRGRLVISVGGVALSVTLVIILLGVYYGMTTLGTNYIVHTDADLWVGQEGIHDLWHTYSLLPRGLAGDIESVEGVKSVHELIGRAVQIEVPTSGAKKTVYIAGFDPTSGVGGPWDIVRGTGEIKRGEAVVDQVFFTRNRLKLGQTLKIGDKELRIVGVSKGTFAVVYPYIFVTTEDAAEIFGTTQYVNYYLVQLSGDRPAADVAKEITDRLKEKRVSVEILTKERFIQNHKDVINESFNSILFPLVFIGFIIGAAVIGLTLYTMTVEKMREYAILKAIGAQNSFLRRIVFEQAAIITLLGFVAGIGLSLLATLFVPRFAPEFFVEMNPTTVGITFAAVLLMGLTAPLIPIRRLNKVDPVVVFNA; from the coding sequence ATGATAGCGAGGAAAAACCTGTTCCACGATAGGGGCAGACTGGTGATAAGCGTGGGCGGGGTAGCCCTTTCGGTGACCCTTGTCATAATACTCCTCGGAGTGTACTACGGCATGACGACCCTCGGCACGAACTACATCGTGCATACCGACGCCGACCTCTGGGTGGGGCAGGAGGGCATCCACGACCTGTGGCACACATATTCCCTCCTGCCCAGGGGGCTCGCAGGAGACATAGAGAGCGTGGAGGGTGTTAAGAGCGTCCACGAGCTCATAGGAAGGGCGGTCCAAATAGAGGTCCCAACGAGCGGGGCGAAAAAGACGGTCTACATAGCCGGCTTTGACCCCACCAGCGGGGTCGGCGGCCCATGGGACATAGTCAGGGGCACGGGTGAGATAAAGAGGGGTGAAGCCGTGGTGGACCAGGTGTTTTTCACAAGGAACAGGCTGAAGCTCGGCCAGACACTTAAGATTGGAGACAAGGAGCTGAGGATAGTCGGGGTCTCAAAGGGGACTTTCGCGGTTGTTTACCCGTATATTTTCGTTACCACCGAGGATGCCGCCGAGATTTTTGGGACGACTCAGTACGTGAACTACTACCTCGTCCAGCTTTCCGGCGACAGACCCGCCGCCGATGTGGCGAAGGAAATCACGGACAGGCTGAAGGAGAAGAGGGTATCCGTGGAGATACTGACGAAGGAGAGGTTCATACAGAACCACAAGGATGTCATAAACGAGAGCTTCAACTCCATACTCTTCCCGCTGGTGTTCATAGGATTTATAATCGGAGCGGCGGTCATAGGGCTCACACTCTACACAATGACGGTTGAGAAGATGAGGGAGTACGCGATACTGAAGGCAATTGGGGCGCAGAACAGCTTCTTGAGGAGGATAGTCTTTGAGCAGGCGGCCATAATAACCCTGCTCGGTTTTGTCGCAGGCATCGGCCTCTCCCTGCTCGCCACCCTCTTTGTACCCAGGTTCGCCCCGGAGTTCTTCGTGGAGATGAACCCCACAACAGTGGGCATAACCTTCGCAGCGGTTCTGCTCATGGGGCTGACCGCGCCGCTGATCCCGATAAGGAGGCTCAACAAAGTTGACCCGGTGGTGGTCTTCAATGCCTGA
- a CDS encoding class I SAM-dependent methyltransferase translates to MNTSKIASRYDRFSKVYDLFESPMERRTFSKYRARALSLAEGKVLEIGVGTGKNLPYYPQNVEVTAIDFSRGMLEKAEKRRRELGLKNVRLLHMDVQNLEFEEDTFDTVVSTFVFCTVPDPIKGLKEAYRVLKPGGKAIFLEHMKSRSKLLNLPLYMMEPFMKTMLGTSMIRETQDNIKKAGFKVERVENLFFDIVKLIIATKPPG, encoded by the coding sequence ATGAATACCTCAAAAATAGCCAGCAGGTATGATAGGTTTTCAAAGGTCTACGACCTCTTTGAAAGTCCAATGGAAAGGAGGACGTTTTCAAAGTACCGCGCCAGGGCCCTTTCTCTGGCAGAAGGGAAAGTGCTTGAGATAGGCGTCGGAACCGGAAAGAACCTCCCCTATTATCCCCAAAACGTCGAGGTCACTGCCATAGACTTCAGCAGGGGCATGCTTGAAAAGGCGGAGAAAAGGAGAAGAGAACTCGGCCTGAAAAACGTCAGGCTCCTGCATATGGACGTCCAGAACCTTGAATTTGAAGAGGACACATTTGACACTGTCGTTAGCACCTTCGTCTTCTGCACAGTGCCTGACCCGATAAAGGGGCTGAAAGAGGCGTATCGGGTGCTGAAACCCGGAGGGAAAGCCATATTCCTTGAGCACATGAAGAGCAGGTCAAAGCTTCTCAACCTCCCCCTCTACATGATGGAGCCGTTTATGAAGACCATGCTGGGCACATCCATGATCAGGGAGACCCAGGACAACATCAAAAAAGCGGGTTTTAAAGTGGAAAGGGTGGAAAATCTCTTCTTTGATATTGTAAAGCTTATAATTGCAACAAAGCCCCCCGGGTGA
- a CDS encoding cytochrome C biogenesis protein, with protein sequence MPVSDAILMTAADIPLDSLSQVTEFTGVTFSIIALGILNALRPSIFLMIVFLLSMIALTDEKRVLRVGLAFTVGAFLGYSIIAVALMNLHTKIPLLRYFVVAFGITVGVYKIASSLGYVRIPLSSPLREKSNQVLEKATSPPAAFVVGGVMAFLSLSCVLPSYLLVSSLLSGQYPPGITAALLVVFIGISVLPFALVTLGFHYGNRYARLGRAVDRLSSVSGRGDLVMGVVLVLVSVLYFVLFL encoded by the coding sequence ATGCCGGTTTCGGACGCAATCCTGATGACCGCCGCGGATATACCGCTGGACTCCCTGAGCCAGGTGACGGAGTTCACCGGAGTTACATTCTCAATAATCGCCCTCGGAATCCTCAACGCCCTCCGGCCGTCAATATTCCTGATGATAGTGTTTCTCCTGTCGATGATAGCGCTGACGGACGAGAAGAGGGTTTTGAGGGTCGGCCTAGCGTTCACCGTCGGCGCGTTTCTTGGGTACTCGATAATAGCCGTTGCCCTCATGAACCTTCACACCAAGATACCCCTGCTTAGATACTTTGTGGTCGCCTTTGGAATAACCGTGGGGGTTTACAAGATAGCCTCATCCCTTGGCTACGTGAGGATACCCCTCTCCAGCCCTCTTAGGGAAAAGAGCAACCAGGTTCTTGAAAAGGCCACCTCCCCGCCGGCAGCCTTTGTTGTTGGGGGTGTGATGGCGTTTCTCTCTCTGTCCTGCGTGCTCCCCTCTTACCTACTGGTGAGCTCCCTGCTTTCCGGCCAGTATCCCCCGGGAATCACGGCGGCGCTGCTCGTGGTGTTCATTGGAATATCCGTGCTCCCCTTTGCCCTCGTTACCCTGGGCTTCCACTATGGGAACAGGTACGCGAGACTTGGAAGGGCCGTGGACAGGCTCTCCTCGGTAAGCGGGAGGGGAGACCTAGTTATGGGCGTGGTGCTCGTGCTCGTGAGCGTGCTCTATTTTGTCCTCTTCCTTTAG
- a CDS encoding TRASH domain-containing protein: protein MRIDDLDLKLIYLLMDNSRLSISELAERLGVSRPTVKSRLEKLEKEGVILGYTVKLNPELLRAHNVVALIVKTDSPEKMSEFEEIIEINRFTSRKYLIKIAVEDMEELRKVIEGAGFEVIEIMPVLESIERTTPPKVKIPFKCDYCGKEIVGEPIVYKYHNRVYFLCCPTCLREFKKTRENIEKLKLKEEDKIEHAHEHEHHAHN from the coding sequence ATGAGGATAGATGACCTTGATCTGAAGCTCATTTACCTGCTGATGGACAATTCGCGCCTGAGCATATCGGAGCTTGCCGAAAGACTCGGTGTCAGCAGGCCGACGGTGAAATCCCGCCTTGAAAAGCTTGAGAAGGAAGGGGTAATCCTTGGATATACCGTAAAGCTGAACCCGGAGCTGCTCAGGGCTCACAACGTCGTTGCACTCATAGTCAAGACGGACAGTCCGGAAAAGATGAGCGAGTTTGAGGAGATAATAGAGATAAACCGCTTCACCAGCAGGAAGTACCTCATAAAGATCGCCGTTGAGGACATGGAGGAGCTGAGGAAGGTCATAGAGGGTGCCGGATTCGAGGTCATCGAGATAATGCCCGTCCTTGAGAGCATTGAGAGAACCACTCCCCCGAAGGTCAAGATACCCTTCAAGTGCGACTACTGCGGTAAGGAGATAGTGGGAGAGCCGATAGTCTACAAGTACCACAACAGGGTTTACTTCCTCTGCTGTCCAACGTGCCTGAGGGAGTTCAAAAAGACCCGGGAGAACATAGAAAAGCTCAAGCTAAAGGAAGAGGACAAAATAGAGCACGCTCACGAGCACGAGCACCACGCCCATAACTAG
- a CDS encoding heavy metal translocating P-type ATPase, with product MEVNIKITGMSCASCAKTIELALKELDGVKDARVNLATESAYVKFDESRVSISSIIRAIESVGYGVVREKRNAVIKIGGMTCASCVRTIEMALKELPGVLDVRVNLATETANVTYDPTMVDMDDIKKTIEEFGYQFLGVEGEESIDIEREARERHLREMKKKLVVAWFFGGIITFMTYRWLLGLDFEIPYMLWIQFLLATPVIVYSGKDIFLKAIRSVRHKTLNMDVMYSMGVGSAYIASVLATIGVLPAEYNFYEASVLLLAFLLLGRYLEHMAKGRTSEAIKKLMGLQAKKATVIRDGKEIEVPVSQVKVGDIVIVKPGEKIPVDGVVIEGESYVDESMITGEPIPNLKKEGDEVIGGTINRNSVLKIEAKRVGGDTVLAQIIKLVEEAQNTRPPIQRIADKIVTYFIPVVLTVALASFVYWAFIAKEPLIFAFTTLISVLVIACPCAFGLATPTALTVGMGKGAEMGILIKNGEVLEIARKATVVLFDKTGTLTKGKPEVTDVITFGMDEKELIRLVASAEKRSEHPLGEAIVKKAQELGLELEEPEEFEAITGKGVRAVVGGKEILAGNRKLMTENGYSVKGVEDALHKLEDEAKTAITVAVDGKIVGVIGIADTIKENAKEAIEELHRMGKKVGMITGDNRRTANAIARQLNIDYVLAEVLPGDKANEVKKLQEKGEVVIFVGDGINDAPALAQADIGIAVSSGTDIAMESGEIVLMRNDIRDVVKAIKLSQKTLSKIKQNFFWAMIYNIILIPIAAGALYPLFGIIFRPEWAAGAMAISSVSVVSNSLLLKRARI from the coding sequence GTGGAAGTGAATATTAAGATTACCGGAATGAGCTGTGCATCATGTGCCAAAACGATAGAACTGGCACTTAAAGAGCTCGACGGCGTAAAGGACGCCAGAGTAAATCTGGCGACCGAAAGCGCCTACGTAAAATTCGACGAATCGAGGGTGAGTATATCCAGCATAATCAGAGCCATCGAAAGCGTTGGCTACGGCGTTGTCAGGGAGAAGAGGAACGCGGTCATTAAAATCGGCGGTATGACCTGCGCCTCGTGCGTCAGGACGATAGAGATGGCCCTCAAGGAGCTCCCCGGCGTTCTGGACGTCAGGGTTAACCTGGCGACTGAGACGGCAAACGTTACCTACGACCCGACCATGGTTGATATGGACGACATAAAGAAGACCATCGAGGAGTTCGGCTACCAGTTCCTCGGCGTTGAGGGCGAGGAGAGCATTGACATAGAGAGGGAAGCGAGGGAAAGGCACCTCAGGGAAATGAAAAAGAAGCTCGTGGTGGCGTGGTTCTTTGGCGGCATCATAACGTTCATGACATACCGCTGGCTCCTTGGACTGGACTTCGAGATACCTTACATGCTCTGGATACAGTTCCTGCTGGCGACCCCGGTCATAGTCTACTCCGGGAAGGACATCTTCCTCAAAGCTATCCGCTCGGTGAGGCACAAAACGCTCAACATGGACGTCATGTACTCTATGGGCGTCGGTTCAGCATACATAGCCAGCGTGCTGGCAACCATCGGCGTTCTCCCGGCGGAATACAACTTCTACGAGGCAAGCGTGCTCCTGCTGGCGTTCCTGCTGCTGGGCAGGTACCTTGAGCACATGGCGAAGGGAAGAACAAGTGAGGCCATCAAGAAGCTCATGGGTCTGCAGGCGAAGAAGGCGACGGTCATAAGGGACGGGAAGGAGATAGAGGTTCCGGTCAGCCAGGTCAAGGTCGGCGACATCGTGATAGTGAAGCCCGGTGAAAAGATACCGGTTGACGGTGTGGTAATCGAAGGGGAGAGCTACGTCGACGAGTCCATGATAACCGGTGAGCCCATACCCAACCTCAAAAAGGAGGGGGACGAGGTCATAGGCGGAACCATAAACAGGAACTCCGTGCTCAAGATCGAGGCAAAGAGGGTCGGTGGCGACACCGTTCTGGCGCAGATCATCAAGCTCGTTGAGGAGGCTCAGAACACAAGGCCTCCAATCCAGAGGATAGCGGACAAAATAGTGACCTACTTCATCCCGGTAGTGCTGACGGTTGCACTGGCATCTTTTGTCTACTGGGCCTTTATAGCCAAGGAGCCGCTCATCTTCGCCTTCACGACACTGATCAGCGTCCTCGTCATAGCCTGCCCGTGTGCCTTCGGCTTAGCAACTCCAACGGCTCTAACCGTCGGAATGGGCAAGGGGGCTGAGATGGGCATACTCATCAAAAACGGTGAGGTGCTTGAGATAGCGAGGAAGGCAACGGTTGTGCTCTTTGACAAGACTGGAACGCTCACAAAGGGCAAGCCTGAAGTGACCGATGTAATAACCTTTGGAATGGACGAAAAGGAGCTTATAAGGCTCGTTGCCTCCGCTGAGAAGCGCTCCGAGCACCCGCTTGGAGAGGCCATCGTGAAGAAGGCCCAGGAGCTCGGCCTTGAGCTTGAAGAACCGGAGGAGTTCGAGGCCATAACGGGCAAGGGTGTCAGGGCAGTCGTTGGAGGAAAGGAAATCCTGGCCGGCAACAGGAAGCTCATGACTGAAAACGGCTACTCGGTAAAGGGTGTGGAGGATGCGCTCCACAAACTTGAAGACGAGGCAAAGACCGCCATAACCGTCGCCGTAGACGGCAAAATAGTGGGGGTAATCGGCATAGCCGATACGATAAAGGAGAACGCGAAGGAGGCCATCGAGGAGCTCCACAGGATGGGCAAGAAGGTCGGCATGATAACGGGCGACAACAGGAGAACTGCAAACGCGATAGCGCGGCAACTCAACATAGACTACGTCCTTGCTGAGGTGCTCCCGGGGGACAAGGCCAACGAGGTGAAGAAGCTCCAAGAGAAGGGCGAGGTCGTCATCTTCGTGGGTGACGGCATAAACGACGCTCCGGCACTGGCGCAGGCAGATATTGGAATAGCCGTAAGCTCTGGAACGGACATAGCCATGGAGAGCGGTGAGATAGTGCTCATGAGGAACGACATAAGGGACGTTGTCAAGGCAATAAAGCTCAGCCAGAAAACCCTATCTAAGATAAAGCAGAACTTCTTCTGGGCGATGATATACAACATAATCCTCATCCCAATAGCCGCTGGAGCCCTCTACCCGCTGTTCGGCATAATCTTCAGGCCGGAGTGGGCGGCCGGAGCGATGGCGATAAGCAGTGTCAGCGTCGTGAGCAACTCACTCCTCCTGAAGAGGGCCAGAATCTGA
- a CDS encoding thioredoxin family protein, whose translation MIVEYDGKFNFKDGKVMLWFSIPGCPPCRIVESFMEELSAEFPEITVVHINAEEWNDLVNRFDVLNVPTLVYLKDGEEVARQNLIRRKEEVLIRFEELKRL comes from the coding sequence TTGATAGTTGAGTATGACGGAAAGTTTAACTTCAAGGACGGAAAAGTCATGCTGTGGTTCTCCATCCCGGGCTGTCCCCCGTGCAGGATAGTTGAGAGCTTCATGGAAGAGCTCAGTGCGGAGTTCCCGGAGATAACGGTCGTCCACATCAACGCCGAGGAATGGAACGACCTCGTGAACCGCTTTGACGTCCTCAACGTCCCGACACTGGTCTACCTTAAGGATGGGGAAGAGGTAGCCAGGCAGAACCTCATACGGAGGAAGGAGGAGGTTCTCATAAGGTTTGAAGAACTTAAAAGACTCTGA
- a CDS encoding SagB/ThcOx family dehydrogenase, whose protein sequence is MRIELPAPKREGRMSLEEAIDRRKSIRRYKDEPLNIEEVSQVLWAAYGINRWGKRTSPSAGACYPFEVYVVVENVEGLSPGIYRYDGKAHALEKVMEGHFRKVLAETCFGQRCVATAPLNIVIVAHYERTTRRYGERGVRYVHIDAGHVGQNIYLQATALNLGTVAVGAFRDDEVKKVLDVPGEPLYIFPLGIPGE, encoded by the coding sequence ATGAGGATCGAGTTACCTGCTCCCAAGCGCGAGGGGAGGATGAGCCTGGAAGAGGCAATAGACAGGAGAAAGAGCATAAGGAGGTACAAGGACGAGCCCCTGAACATTGAAGAGGTCTCTCAGGTGCTCTGGGCGGCTTACGGAATCAACAGATGGGGGAAAAGAACATCGCCGAGCGCCGGGGCGTGCTATCCCTTTGAAGTTTACGTCGTTGTTGAAAACGTTGAGGGCCTCTCCCCGGGAATCTACCGGTACGACGGAAAGGCCCACGCGCTGGAAAAGGTAATGGAAGGACACTTCAGAAAGGTCCTTGCAGAGACATGCTTTGGTCAAAGGTGCGTTGCCACGGCTCCCCTAAACATCGTCATCGTGGCACACTACGAGAGGACCACGAGGCGGTACGGCGAGCGCGGAGTGAGATACGTCCACATTGATGCCGGCCACGTGGGGCAGAACATCTACCTCCAGGCCACTGCCCTGAACCTGGGCACCGTTGCGGTCGGAGCCTTCAGGGACGATGAGGTAAAAAAGGTGCTGGATGTTCCGGGCGAACCACTCTACATCTTCCCGCTCGGGATTCCGGGGGAGTAG